The Vicia villosa cultivar HV-30 ecotype Madison, WI linkage group LG1, Vvil1.0, whole genome shotgun sequence genome includes a region encoding these proteins:
- the LOC131640230 gene encoding zinc finger BED domain-containing protein RICESLEEPER 2-like, which translates to MEQGSSSNPGLSARQSVEQGDSGIEGMRVGLGVMELQHFATAAAAATEVVIEAPIPPIDNSNKKRRPNADGPRKKSSCWDHFIELTDVAERTAACKHCHKHYRCDPKSHGTSNMLAHSKICYKNPYLGNDLKQTNLAFGSSGLISVSPKFDKEACRKAITLFVILDEHPFRVVEGPGFQILCKQLEPLLIIPSRRTIARDCFQLYLDEKLRLKAYFRSDCSRVALTTDCWSSVQNLSYITVTAHFIDNDWNYQKRIISFSLVDNHKGETIGRKLEDVLREWGLRNVSTITVDNASSNDVAVAYLKKRIHIKNGLMGEAGFFHMRCCAHILNLIVNDGLKEQDTAISNIRNAVRFVRSSPQRALKFKECVEFSRITCRKHLCLDVSTRWNSTYMMLDAAEKFQTAFEKLEEEDIGYVEWFGRASPPCYSDWEKARAFVKFLKIFYDATKVFSSSQQVSLHTAFHQLSNVFGELQEASMNLNSDLASVGYEMKRKYDKYWGEEKNTNQFLYFGVIFDPHFKFRYIEWSFNQLHGEGTEKSLKMAKSVKDNLFKLYTWYKAAYDQSNVTIESPVVDAQPRITSLSLRADAFKQHLKDKDTIDKQNELERYLNDPCANDNDKSSILTWWKLNRPRYPILAALVKEVLATPVSTVASESAFSTGGRVLECYRSSLSPQVAEGLICTQNWLKPSLTYFKDVNYTEEFGITEEVISEFQQCYISANIGASTVEVGGEAGAADRGVVGSSQTQPIGCD; encoded by the exons ATGGAGCAAGGAAGTAGTAGCAATCCAGGACTCAGTGCAAGACAAAGTGTTGAACAAGGGGATAGTGGTATAGAAGGAATGAGAGTTGGGTTGGGTGTTATGGAGCTACAACACT TTGCAACTGCAGCTGCAGCTGCAACTGAGGTGGTGATTGAGGCCCCTATTCCTCCTATTGACAATAGTAACAAGAAAAGGAGGCCTAATGCAGATGGTCCTAGGAAAAAATCTTCATGTTGGGACCATTTTATCGAATTAACTGATGTTGCTGAAAGAACTGCTGCCTGCAAGCATTGCCATAAACATTATAGATGTGATCCTAAATCACATGGAACGTCTAACATGTTGGCCCACTCAAAAATCTGCTACAAAAACCCTTACCTAGGAAATGACCTCAAACAAACAAACCTTGCTTTTGGAAGCAGCGGCTTGATTTCTGTTAGCCCAAAATTTGATAAAGAAGCTTGTAGAAAGGCAATAACTTTGTTTGTTATCCTTGATGAACACCCATTTAGAGTAGTTGAGGGTCCGGGTTTTCAGATCTTATGTAAACAATTAGAACCACTTTTAATTATCCCTTCTAGGAGAACAATTGCTAGGGACTGTTTTCAACTATACCTTGATGAGAAGTTGCGATTGAAAGCTTATTTTAGGTCTGATTGTAGTAGGGTAGCACTTACTACAGACTGCTGGAGTTCCGTTCAAAACCTTAGCTATATAACAGTTACTGCCCACTTTATTGACAATGATTggaactaccaaaaaaggatcattAGCTTTAGTTTAGTTGATAATCACAAAGGCGAGACCATTGGTAGGAAACTTGAGGATGTGTTAAGGGAATGGGGTCTTAGGAATGTGTCTACAATCACTGTTGACAACGCATCATCCAATGACGTGGCTGTAGCATATTTGAAGAAGAGAATTCATATCAAGAATGGATTAATGGGTGAAGCTGGTTTTTTTCATATGCGCTGTTGCGCACATATTCTGAATCTGATTGTCAATGATGGATTGAAAGAACAAGATACAGCCATCTCCAATATTCGTAATGCTGTGAGATTTGTGAGGTCTTCGCCGCAAAGGGCTTTGAAATTCAAAGAGTGTGTTGAATTTTCTAGGATTACTTGCAGGAAACATCTATGTCTCGATGTCTCCACAAGGTGGAACTCGACATACATGATGTTGGATGCTGCTGAGAAGTTCCAAACAGCATTTGAAAAATTGGAAGAAGAAGATATAGGGTATGTTGAGTGGTTTGGACGTGCTAGTCCTCCTTGTTATAGCGATTGGGAAAAAGCGAGAGCTTTtgtgaaatttttgaaaatattctatGACGCTACCAAGGTCTTTTCTTCATCTCAACAAGTGTCACTCCATACTGCCTTTCATCAGTTATCTAATGTTTTTGGTGAGCTTCAAGAAGCATCTATGAACTTGAACTCGGATTTAGCCTCGGTAGGTTATGAGATGAAGCGTAAGTACGATAAATATTGGGGAGAGGAAAAAAACACCAATCAATTTCTCTATTTTGGAGTGATTTTTGACCCTCATTTTAAGTTTAGATATATTGAGTGGTCATTTAATCAACTTCATGGGGAAGGGACTGAAAAATCTTTGAAAATGGCCAAAAGTGTCAaggataatttgtttaaattgtaCACCTGGTACAAAGCTGCTTATGACCAAAGTAATGTGACCATAGAATCACCCGTTGTTGATGCTCAACCTAGAATTACTTCACTTTCTCTAAGGGCTGATGCTTTTAAGCAACATTTGAAGGATAAGGATACCATTGATAAACAAAATGAACTTGAGAGGTACTTGAATGATCCTTGTGCAAATGATAATGACAAATCATCAATTCTAACTTGGTGGAAACTAAACAGACCTCGTTACCCAATTCTGGCAGCATTGGTGAAAGAAGTTTTGGCCACCCCTGTTTCAACCGTAGCTTCAGAGAGTGCATTTAGCACAGGGGGGAGGGTTTTAGAATGTTATAGGAGCTCTTTGAGTCCACAAGTGGCTGAAGGGCTGATATGCACTCAGAACTGGTTGAAACCCTCTCTTACATATTTCAAAGACGTCAATTACACAGAAGAGTTTGGGATAACCGAGGAAGTCATATCAG AATTTCAACAATGCTATATTAGTGCAAATATTGGGGCAAGTACTGTTGAAGTAGGAGGTGAAGCAGGTGCAGCAGATAGAGGTGTTGTAGGTTCTTCTCAAACACAACCAATAggttgtgattga